In one window of Nesterenkonia sandarakina DNA:
- a CDS encoding alcohol dehydrogenase catalytic domain-containing protein, producing the protein MKALVWHGVGDIRLDSVPDPKVQESTDAIVRITRSAICGTDLHFIRGTMAGMREGTILGHEAVGVVEEVGAAVRGLTPGDRVLVCSTMSCGVCRYCRMGQTAQCDVANPNGPQAGTCFFGGPAPTGSVDGLQAEYARIPWAANTLIPLPEKISDDDALLLSDIFPTAWFGAELAGIRRGDTVAVYGAGIVGQLAIASAYRQGAGRVWAIDGVQTRLVKAAEQKAEVIDFNREDPVEALMDATLGVGVDAVIEAVGVDAQRPTRGPAAQKYAAQAEKFDAEVAQTAPETNIEGENWVPGDAPSLSAQWAVESVAKYGRIGMIGVFSPDLTSFPLGMATNKNLTLRGGNCDHRSVTPPLLDLVAGGLFDPPPFITQEEPLDDVVEAYLSFDRREEGWLKTVLAPQ; encoded by the coding sequence ATGAAGGCACTTGTATGGCACGGCGTAGGCGATATTCGTCTCGACAGTGTCCCCGACCCCAAGGTCCAGGAGTCCACTGATGCGATCGTGCGCATCACTCGCAGCGCGATCTGCGGAACCGATCTCCACTTCATCCGGGGCACGATGGCCGGGATGCGCGAAGGCACGATCCTCGGTCACGAGGCTGTGGGCGTGGTCGAGGAAGTCGGCGCCGCAGTGCGCGGACTGACCCCCGGGGACCGGGTCCTGGTGTGCTCCACCATGTCCTGCGGGGTCTGCCGCTACTGCCGGATGGGCCAGACAGCACAGTGCGATGTCGCCAACCCCAACGGCCCTCAAGCCGGTACCTGTTTCTTCGGAGGCCCTGCCCCCACCGGTTCTGTCGACGGGCTGCAGGCTGAATATGCGCGAATCCCGTGGGCTGCCAACACGCTGATCCCGTTGCCGGAGAAGATCTCCGACGACGACGCCCTGCTGCTCTCCGACATCTTCCCCACCGCCTGGTTCGGCGCCGAGCTGGCCGGGATCAGGCGCGGCGACACCGTGGCCGTCTACGGGGCAGGGATCGTGGGACAACTGGCCATCGCCTCGGCCTACCGCCAAGGAGCCGGGCGAGTCTGGGCCATCGACGGAGTCCAGACGCGGCTGGTCAAGGCAGCGGAGCAGAAGGCAGAGGTCATCGACTTCAACCGTGAAGACCCGGTGGAGGCCCTCATGGACGCCACCCTGGGAGTCGGAGTCGATGCGGTGATCGAAGCGGTAGGAGTCGATGCCCAGCGACCCACCCGCGGACCAGCCGCGCAGAAGTACGCCGCCCAGGCAGAGAAGTTCGACGCCGAGGTCGCCCAGACCGCACCCGAGACCAACATCGAAGGCGAGAACTGGGTACCGGGCGACGCGCCCTCGCTCTCTGCGCAGTGGGCGGTGGAATCGGTAGCCAAATACGGACGGATCGGCATGATCGGGGTCTTCTCTCCGGACCTGACATCATTCCCGCTCGGGATGGCCACGAACAAGAACCTCACCCTGCGTGGCGGCAACTGTGACCACCGCTCGGTGACGCCGCCGCTGTTGGACCTGGTGGCCGGCGGGTTGTTCGACCCCCCGCCGTTCATCACCCAGGAAGAACCGTTGGACGACGTCGTTGAGGCGTATCTGAGCTTCGACCGTCGAGAGGAGGGTTGGCTGAAGACCGTTCTGGCCCCGCAGTGA
- a CDS encoding GntP family permease produces the protein MSTAALLLTIAGAVVVLFLLIMQLKLHAFVALLLTSILTAVIVGIPLHEIIDTVEEGMGGVLGFVAIIVGLGAMFGQVLRATGAAEKIADTLVEAFGEKRLPWSLGATGLILAIPVFFDVLLVMLMPLVFSLVRKAQTTLVVLALPLLAGISAGHSLVPPTPGPVAAAGVLGADLGWVIALGLAASVPAVILGGVFYGKFISRYVTVGVPEDLDQDDEDEDGPESDSTPSFPLILTILAIPLALILGNTASEALLDEDHMVTQVLALVGDPIVALIIAVLLAFYVLGARRGLGREDLQKVASSALTPVGLILLVTGAGGVFGQVLEDSGVGEALEETVGGLGVPVIVLAFLTAALLRIALGSGTVATVTAAAIIAPLLEGGEHTAGMVAAVVVAIGAGATVLSHVNDSGFWLVNRYLGLNEKQTLMTWTAMQTILGVTAFGTVWAISLVV, from the coding sequence ATGTCCACCGCAGCCCTGTTATTGACCATCGCAGGCGCCGTCGTCGTGCTCTTCCTGCTCATCATGCAGCTGAAACTCCACGCCTTCGTCGCCCTGCTGCTGACCAGCATCCTCACCGCTGTGATCGTGGGGATCCCGCTTCACGAGATCATCGATACCGTCGAAGAGGGCATGGGCGGGGTCCTGGGCTTCGTCGCGATCATCGTGGGCCTGGGCGCAATGTTCGGCCAGGTCCTACGCGCCACCGGCGCGGCCGAGAAGATCGCCGACACCCTGGTGGAGGCCTTCGGAGAGAAGCGTCTCCCCTGGTCTTTGGGTGCGACCGGTCTGATCCTGGCGATCCCGGTCTTCTTCGACGTCTTGTTAGTGATGCTGATGCCGCTGGTGTTCAGTCTGGTGCGCAAAGCTCAGACCACCCTTGTGGTGCTCGCGCTGCCGCTGCTGGCAGGGATCAGCGCGGGCCACAGTCTGGTCCCACCCACGCCCGGTCCGGTGGCGGCTGCCGGGGTGCTCGGAGCTGACCTGGGGTGGGTGATCGCTTTGGGCCTGGCTGCCAGTGTGCCTGCGGTGATTCTGGGTGGGGTGTTCTACGGGAAGTTCATCAGCCGGTACGTCACCGTCGGGGTGCCTGAGGACCTTGATCAAGACGATGAGGACGAGGACGGACCCGAGTCGGACTCCACGCCCAGCTTCCCGCTGATCCTGACCATCCTGGCTATCCCGCTGGCGCTGATCCTGGGAAACACCGCCTCAGAGGCGCTGTTGGATGAGGACCACATGGTCACCCAGGTCCTCGCCTTGGTAGGAGACCCGATCGTCGCGCTGATCATCGCGGTCCTGTTGGCGTTCTACGTCCTGGGCGCACGGCGTGGGCTGGGTCGCGAGGACCTGCAGAAGGTGGCCTCCAGCGCGCTGACCCCGGTGGGTCTGATCCTGCTGGTCACCGGTGCTGGCGGGGTCTTCGGTCAGGTGCTGGAGGACTCCGGGGTCGGTGAGGCGCTCGAGGAGACGGTCGGCGGCCTTGGGGTCCCGGTGATCGTCCTGGCGTTTCTGACCGCCGCGCTGCTGCGCATCGCGCTGGGCTCCGGCACGGTGGCCACGGTGACTGCTGCCGCGATCATCGCGCCGCTGCTGGAGGGCGGCGAGCATACAGCCGGGATGGTGGCGGCGGTGGTGGTGGCCATCGGCGCCGGCGCCACAGTGCTCTCTCACGTTAATGACTCCGGGTTCTGGCTGGTCAACCGGTACCTGGGTCTGAATGAGAAGCAGACGCTGATGACCTGGACAGCCATGCAGACCATCCTCGGGGTCACTGCCTTCGGCACAGTCTGGGCGATCA